The Paeniglutamicibacter sulfureus genome includes a region encoding these proteins:
- the epsC gene encoding serine O-acetyltransferase EpsC, which yields MRFFSRLAEDLRGASAHDPAARGQAENFLAYSGLHAIWIHRLTHRLWQNPRTRFPARLLSQAGRFLTGIEIHPGATIGRRFFIDHGMGVVIGETAEIGDDVMIYHGVTLGGRSLAKVKRHPTIGDRVVIGAGAKVLGPIVIGADSAIGANAVVVKDAPADSIITGMPAKNRPRTAEEHKPAVDPAEYIDPAMWI from the coding sequence TTGAGATTCTTTTCCCGACTAGCCGAAGACTTGCGCGGGGCAAGTGCGCATGATCCCGCCGCCCGCGGGCAGGCCGAGAACTTCCTGGCGTACTCGGGCCTCCATGCGATCTGGATCCACCGGCTGACCCACCGGCTGTGGCAGAATCCCAGGACGCGCTTTCCTGCGCGCCTGCTCTCCCAGGCCGGCCGATTCCTCACCGGGATCGAGATCCACCCGGGAGCCACCATCGGCCGGCGGTTCTTCATCGACCACGGCATGGGCGTGGTCATCGGGGAGACCGCCGAGATCGGCGACGACGTGATGATCTACCACGGGGTGACCCTCGGCGGGCGCTCGCTGGCCAAGGTCAAGCGCCACCCGACCATCGGTGACCGTGTGGTCATCGGGGCCGGCGCCAAGGTGCTGGGCCCGATTGTGATCGGCGCGGATTCCGCCATCGGCGCCAACGCCGTGGTGGTCAAGGATGCCCCGGCGGATTCCATCATCACCGGCATGCCGGCGAAGAACCGCCCGCGCACCGCCGAGGAACACAAGCCGGCCGTGGATCCGGCCGAATACATCGATCCGGCCATGTGGATCTAG
- the gndA gene encoding NADP-dependent phosphogluconate dehydrogenase, which produces MPAQIGVTGLAVMGANLARNFARNGYTVALHNRSVAKTDALLAAHGDEGDFIRTETLAELVQNLETPRRVLIMVKAGGPVDSVIDSLIPLLEAGDIIIDGGNSNFVDTRRREAALAEKGLHFVGVGVSGGEEGALLGPSIMPGGSKQSYDALGPMLEKISAKAVDGAPCCAWISTDGAGHFVKMVHNGIEYADMQVIGEAYDLLRTGAGIEPAAQAAIFEEWNKGELASFLIEITAEVLAHTDAKTGKPLVDVIVDSAGQKGTGRWTVQSALDLGSPTSAIAESVFARGLSSQREMRAIGQEVLAGHEVAVELGENFVEDVRQALFASKLVSYAQGLDMLTSAGKEYNWELKLDEIASLWREGCIIRAALLADITKAYAADEKPANLLFAPAFSEAIAAALPAWRRVVSTAVQLGVPVPVFSASLAYYDGLRRKRLPAALTQGLRDLFGAHTYNRVDTAGSFHTQWSGDKTEIEAEDTH; this is translated from the coding sequence ATGCCTGCACAGATTGGCGTCACCGGCCTAGCCGTCATGGGCGCAAACCTCGCCCGCAACTTCGCCCGCAACGGATACACCGTGGCGCTGCACAACCGCTCGGTCGCCAAGACCGACGCATTGCTGGCCGCGCACGGCGACGAGGGCGACTTCATCCGCACCGAGACCCTGGCCGAACTCGTCCAGAACCTTGAGACCCCGCGCCGCGTGCTGATCATGGTCAAGGCCGGCGGCCCCGTCGACTCGGTCATCGATTCGCTTATCCCGCTGCTCGAGGCGGGCGACATCATCATCGATGGCGGCAACTCCAACTTCGTGGACACCCGCCGCCGCGAGGCCGCACTGGCCGAAAAGGGCCTGCACTTCGTGGGCGTCGGCGTCTCCGGCGGCGAGGAGGGCGCCCTGCTGGGCCCCTCGATCATGCCGGGCGGTTCGAAGCAGTCCTACGACGCCCTGGGCCCGATGCTGGAAAAGATCTCCGCCAAGGCCGTCGACGGCGCTCCGTGCTGCGCCTGGATCTCCACCGACGGCGCCGGGCACTTCGTGAAGATGGTGCACAACGGCATCGAATACGCCGACATGCAGGTCATCGGCGAGGCCTACGATCTGCTGCGCACCGGCGCCGGCATCGAGCCGGCGGCCCAGGCAGCGATCTTCGAGGAATGGAACAAGGGCGAACTCGCCTCCTTCCTCATCGAAATCACCGCCGAGGTGCTGGCCCACACGGACGCGAAGACCGGCAAGCCGCTGGTTGACGTGATCGTCGACTCCGCCGGACAGAAGGGCACCGGCCGCTGGACCGTGCAGTCGGCCCTGGACCTGGGCTCCCCGACCTCGGCCATCGCCGAATCCGTGTTCGCCCGTGGCCTGTCCTCGCAGCGCGAGATGCGCGCCATCGGCCAGGAGGTCCTGGCGGGCCACGAGGTCGCCGTGGAACTGGGCGAAAACTTCGTCGAAGACGTGCGCCAGGCACTCTTCGCCTCCAAGCTGGTGTCCTACGCCCAGGGCCTGGACATGCTCACCAGCGCCGGCAAGGAATACAACTGGGAGCTGAAGCTCGACGAGATCGCCTCGCTGTGGCGCGAGGGCTGCATCATCCGTGCGGCTCTGCTTGCAGACATCACCAAGGCCTACGCAGCGGATGAGAAGCCTGCAAACCTGCTCTTCGCCCCCGCCTTCTCCGAGGCCATCGCCGCTGCCCTTCCGGCCTGGCGCCGCGTGGTGTCCACCGCCGTCCAGCTGGGCGTGCCGGTGCCGGTGTTCTCCGCCTCGCTGGCCTACTACGACGGCCTGCGCCGCAAGCGCCTGCCGGCAGCGTTGACCCAGGGCCTGCGCGACCTCTTCGGTGCGCACACCTACAACCGCGTCGACACCGCCGGCTCGTTCCACACCCAGTGGAGCGGCGACAAGACCGAAATCGAAGCCGAAGACACCCACTAG
- a CDS encoding FadR/GntR family transcriptional regulator — protein sequence MPNSLHQRAVDHLGSRIVDGSIPAGDVILASELEGELGVSRSVVREAVRVLASAGLVVSTKRVGIRVLAPEHWNPFDPLVIRWRLAGDGQGAQLRSLTELRVAVEPMAAELAAEHAPPEFCGELLNLAARMRHAGRSGDLASFLELDIRFHALVLAASGNEMFANLANPIGETLRGRTELGLMPEHPHEEALAWHQAVADAISAREPHRARESMELIMRRTNQEICGVWADRPRLFPQPQA from the coding sequence ATGCCCAATAGCCTGCACCAACGAGCCGTCGACCATCTCGGAAGCCGCATTGTCGACGGATCCATTCCCGCCGGCGACGTGATCCTGGCATCCGAGTTGGAGGGCGAGCTGGGGGTCTCCCGGTCGGTCGTTCGCGAGGCCGTACGCGTTTTGGCCTCGGCCGGCCTGGTGGTTTCCACCAAGCGCGTCGGGATCCGGGTGTTGGCCCCCGAGCACTGGAACCCCTTTGACCCGCTGGTCATCCGCTGGCGCCTGGCCGGCGACGGTCAGGGCGCGCAATTGCGCTCCCTGACCGAGCTTCGCGTGGCCGTTGAACCCATGGCAGCCGAACTCGCGGCAGAGCACGCGCCGCCGGAATTTTGCGGCGAGTTGCTGAACCTGGCGGCCCGGATGCGCCATGCCGGCCGTTCCGGGGACCTGGCGTCGTTCCTGGAGCTGGACATCCGCTTCCACGCGCTGGTGTTGGCGGCCTCGGGCAATGAGATGTTTGCGAACCTGGCCAATCCGATCGGCGAGACGCTGCGGGGACGCACCGAACTTGGCTTGATGCCCGAGCACCCCCACGAAGAAGCGCTGGCCTGGCACCAGGCGGTCGCCGACGCGATTTCCGCCCGCGAGCCACACCGGGCGCGGGAATCCATGGAGCTGATCATGCGCCGCACCAATCAGGAGATCTGCGGCGTGTGGGCGGATCGGCCGCGACTCTTCCCGCAGCCCCAGGCCTAA